From a single Ciconia boyciana chromosome 4, ASM3463844v1, whole genome shotgun sequence genomic region:
- the RFESD gene encoding Rieske domain-containing protein: MLDLIILSLHFFICFLISVAIWRGPKDVDLHSSSTGTVEVEPDGLILIGKEDDIKRSGRTTAKVNGRQVVVFYHKGKFHAMDSRCYHEGGPLHLGEIEDINGQACITCPWHKYKITLETGEGLYEGINPLEPSPTPQWRSKGVKQRIHKVTIDNGNVYVSPPDLSVSFDSDYFADKYKNNGDLAMEKQSNSQTAE, from the exons ATGCTGGACCTCATTATTCTGAGCCTCCATTTCTTCATCTGCTTTCTCATCTCCGTTGCGATCTGGCGTGGACCGAAG gaTGTGGATTTGCACAGCTCAAGCACAGGAACAGTTGAAGTGGAGCCAGACGGGCTTATATTAATTGGCAAAGAAGATGACATAAAGAGGTCCGGAAGAACAACAGCCAAAGTCAATGGCAGACAAGTTGTTGTTTTCTACCATAAAGGGAAATTTCATGCAATGGACTCTCGCTGCTACC ATGAAGGAGGCCCTTTACATCTTGGAGAAATAGAG GATATCAATGGTCAAGCATGTATTACTTGTCCTTGGCATAAgtataaaattactttggaaacAGGAGAAGGATTATATGAAGGAATAAACCCTTTGGAGCCATCACCAACACCACAGTGGCGATCGAAAGGAGTCAAACAAAGGATTCATAAAGTCACAATAGACAATGGAAACGTTTATGTGAGTCCTCCAGATTTGTCTGTAAGCTTTGACTCCGATTATTTTGCTGACAAGTACAAAAATAATGGGGATTTAGctatggaaaaacaaagcaactcACAAACAGCAGAGTAA
- the GPR150 gene encoding probable G-protein coupled receptor 150: protein MPAGARGEDGRGGKMPAGAGGGGRAIRRARSPPPPPDGGQPLYIYIYVPAGSAAPPAGKPGGPSGGCPAAGAMEEDPFPAGLNLSGPGAPAPRPGPRAAGAAAVLLLALVGNGLVLRRLCGGRPRRRRDLLLGHLALADLAGCGLALLPRLAAELRGPAGPPPGAAACRLLPLLQRCGPLASAHGLVLLALERHRPALPARGLAALGWLLAPLLALPQAFAFRPAPRPGGPRCRSVFEELPRWQGLAFAAYGAATGFLAPAALLCWACARSLAALGAARRPRRRAEGGQWYLSSFVNT, encoded by the exons ATGCCCGCCGGTGCCCGCGGAGAGGACGGCCGCGGGGGGAAGATGCCCGCCggtgccgggggcggggggcgtgCGATCCGCCGTGCGCGCAGCCCACCCCCGCCGCCGGATGGCGGCCAGcccctatatatatatatatatgtgcctGCGGGgagcgccgcgccgccggcggggAAGCCGGGGGGCCCGAGCGGCGGctgccccgcggcgggcgcgATGGAGGAGGACCCCTTCCCCGCCGGCCTCAACCTCtccggccccggcgcccccgcgccccggcccgggccgcgggcggccggggcggccgccgtgctgctgctggcgctggTGGGCAACGGGCTGGTGCTGCGGCGGCTGTgcggcgggcggccgcgccGGCGGCGGGACCTGCTGCTGGGGCACCTGGCGCTGGCCGACCTGGCGGGCTGCGGGCTGGCGCTGCTGCCGCGGCTGGCGGCCGAGctccgcggccccgccgggccccccccgggcgccgccgcctgccgcctgctgccgctgctgcagCGCTGCGGGCCGCTGGCCTCGGCCCAcgggctggtgctgctggcgCTGGAGCGGCAccgcccggcgctgcccgcccgcggCCTGGCCgccctgggctggctgctggcGCCGCTCCTCGCCCTGCCCCAGGCCTTCGCCTTCCGCCCAGCGCCGCGCCCCGGCGGGCCCCGCTGCCGCAGCGTCTTCGAGGAGCTGCCGCGCTGGCAGGGCCTGGCCTTCGCCGCCTACGGGGCGGCCACCGGCTTCCTGGCGCCCGCCGCGCTGCTCTGCTGGGCCTGCGCCCGCAGCCTGGCCGCCCTCGGGGCCGCCCGACGGCCGCGCCGGCgggcggagggcg GACAGTGGTACCTCTCCTCCTTTGTGAACACTTGA